One region of Vescimonas fastidiosa genomic DNA includes:
- a CDS encoding LysR family transcriptional regulator → METKKLEALVMAVRTGSFTRAAEVLGYTQSGLTHMMNSLEKDIGFPLLVRSRNGIRLSAAGERVLPMIEDLLRAGDTLEREIRLINTRREETIRVGSYASIAVHWLPELIQRFRDRHPDVAVDIQMGSVQEVYRWVREDKVDMCFASHQEGGNFDWIHLRNDPLLAILPPGYDLRGCSSLPVSRLEGLDFLMPSLGFHLDIMRALGDVKPNIQQTHVNDSVIISMVEHGLGVSILSELVLRGRRDNVVAVPLDPPAVRELGIAVRSKKELRPIARRFITETKEILENIPL, encoded by the coding sequence ATGGAGACAAAAAAATTGGAGGCGCTGGTGATGGCGGTGCGCACGGGCAGCTTTACCCGGGCGGCGGAGGTGCTGGGCTATACCCAGTCCGGCCTGACCCACATGATGAACAGCCTGGAAAAGGACATCGGCTTTCCCCTCCTGGTGCGCAGCCGCAACGGCATCCGTCTCTCTGCTGCCGGGGAGCGGGTCTTGCCTATGATTGAGGACCTTCTCCGGGCCGGGGACACCCTGGAGCGGGAAATACGCCTCATCAACACCCGCCGGGAGGAGACCATCCGGGTAGGCTCCTACGCCAGCATCGCCGTGCATTGGCTGCCGGAGCTGATCCAGCGCTTCCGGGACCGGCATCCGGATGTGGCGGTGGACATTCAAATGGGCAGCGTCCAGGAGGTTTACAGATGGGTTCGGGAGGACAAGGTGGATATGTGCTTCGCCTCCCATCAGGAGGGCGGCAATTTCGACTGGATCCACCTGCGCAACGACCCCCTTTTGGCCATCCTGCCGCCGGGCTATGATCTCCGGGGCTGCAGCAGCCTACCCGTCTCCCGTCTGGAGGGCCTGGACTTTCTTATGCCGTCTCTGGGCTTCCATCTGGACATTATGCGGGCCCTGGGCGATGTAAAGCCCAATATTCAGCAGACCCATGTCAACGACAGCGTCATCATCTCCATGGTAGAGCACGGCCTGGGCGTCAGCATCCTGTCGGAACTGGTGCTTCGGGGCCGCCGGGATAATGTGGTGGCCGTGCCCTTGGACCCGCCGGCCGTGCGGGAGCTGGGCATCGCCGTGCGATCGAAAAAGGAGCTGCGCCCCATCGCCCGGCGCTTCATCACCGAGACAAAAGAGATTCTGGAGAATATACCGTTATGA